In one window of Ruminococcus albus AD2013 DNA:
- a CDS encoding SOS response-associated peptidase family protein: MYTLWYAGGSSDQSEGVYRFEEHRGVQVPMFTVLTREAVTPVRSIQDRMPLILGKDSLSEWIHPNGDPYRIAKMALTKMIMENTRQKFY; this comes from the coding sequence ATTTATACTTTATGGTATGCTGGCGGGTCATCGGATCAAAGCGAAGGGGTATACCGTTTTGAAGAGCATAGAGGCGTTCAGGTACCGATGTTCACCGTGCTTACAAGAGAAGCGGTCACTCCCGTAAGAAGTATTCAAGATCGAATGCCGTTGATACTAGGTAAAGATAGTCTGAGTGAATGGATACATCCAAACGGCGATCCATACAGGATAGCTAAAATGGCATTAACGAAAATGATTATGGAAAATACTAGACAAAAGTTCTATTAA